In Callospermophilus lateralis isolate mCalLat2 chromosome 4, mCalLat2.hap1, whole genome shotgun sequence, one genomic interval encodes:
- the LOC143396678 gene encoding nucleoporin-62 C-terminal-like protein: MLFTSVSNACTSTAASELSSTTSTTTTTTVTTNTITTITSGFNLNLRPLTSPGINNTDPVSVSFIPLTSTVNSIVTPVMTYGQLDGLINKWSLELEDQEKYFLRQPTRVNAWDCTLMENAEEISILHGEVENVKLDQKRLEQELDFILSQQRELEDLLTPLEKTVKDQSVSVYLQHEDKEYERICKLAETIDAQLKRMSQDLKDITGHLNTFGNPAATTDRL; the protein is encoded by the coding sequence ATGCTGTTTACTTCAGTATCAAATGCTTGTACATCTACAGCAGCCTCAGAGCTCTCATCTACAACTTCAACAACTACCACCACCACTGTTACCACCAATACTATTACCACAATTACTAGTGGCTTTAACCTGAATCTAAGACCACTGACATCCCCTGGGATTAATAACACTGATCCAGTCAGTGTTTCTTTCATACCTCTTACTTCAACTGTTAATTCAATAGTAACTCCAGTGATGACATATGGTCAGCTGGATGGTCTGATAAACAAGTGGAGTCTTGAGCTAGAGGATCAAGAAAAGTATTTTCTTCGTCAGCCCACTCGAGTCAATGCTTGGGACTGCACATTGATGGAGAATGCTGAGGAGATTTCTATTTTACATGGAGAAGTGGAAAACGTGAAACTGGATCAGAAAAGATTAGAGCAAGAATTAGATTTTATCCTGTCACAGCAGAGGGAACTAGAAGATCTTTTGACTCCTTTAGAGAAGACTGTGAAGGACCAAAGCGTGTCTGTTTATCTGCAGCATGAAGATAAGGAGTATGAGAGGATTTGCAAATTAGCAGAAACTATAGATGCTCAGCTGAAACGAATGTCCCAAGATCTCAAGGACATTACTGGTCACCTGAATACATTTGGAAATCCTGCTGCCACTACTGATCGGCTCTAG